Proteins from a genomic interval of Sulfurimonas sp. HSL3-2:
- a CDS encoding helical backbone metal receptor — MSIKTVFIILFFVLTLWGNERIISLSPSITEIVYALGGGDEMVATSDYSLYPKEAQHLPIIGGYSRPNLEKIIALRPTLVIGQDSNLATLEKLQKFGIKTLMIRLQTIDDIKDSIMTVSKNISKQENAAKLVKEIDDSLKDAKKANKPHSVMIVYGLKEDLRGGIYIAGHNIFFEDIIKACGNTNAYTSEVLSQPVLSYENVIALNPQQIIILHSMATEPNVDVKKALHNWYAIPTEASRNKKISIVDESYLHIPSQRVAQTIKRLCREMND, encoded by the coding sequence TTGAGCATAAAAACTGTTTTTATCATCTTATTTTTTGTGCTCACTTTGTGGGGCAATGAGAGGATCATCTCTTTGAGCCCCTCCATCACGGAGATAGTCTATGCACTTGGAGGCGGGGATGAGATGGTCGCTACGAGTGATTATTCACTCTACCCCAAAGAGGCACAGCATCTTCCTATCATCGGCGGTTACAGCCGTCCAAATCTTGAAAAGATCATCGCTTTACGACCCACCTTGGTGATCGGTCAGGACTCTAACCTGGCTACTTTAGAAAAACTGCAAAAGTTCGGCATAAAGACATTGATGATACGACTTCAGACCATCGATGATATCAAAGACTCCATTATGACGGTTTCAAAAAATATATCAAAACAAGAGAATGCCGCTAAGCTCGTCAAAGAGATAGACGACTCATTAAAAGATGCCAAAAAAGCAAACAAACCTCACTCGGTGATGATAGTCTACGGACTAAAAGAGGATCTAAGAGGCGGCATCTATATTGCGGGACATAATATATTTTTTGAAGATATCATAAAAGCCTGCGGCAACACAAACGCCTACACATCAGAGGTTCTCAGCCAGCCTGTCCTTAGCTATGAAAACGTCATAGCACTGAATCCGCAGCAGATAATCATCCTGCACTCGATGGCGACAGAGCCTAACGTCGATGTGAAAAAAGCACTTCATAACTGGTATGCTATCCCCACAGAAGCGTCACGAAACAAAAAAATATCGATAGTCGATGAGAGTTATCTGCATATCCCTTCTCAAAGAGTGGCACAGACGATCAAAAGACTTTGCAGGGAGATGAATGATTGA
- a CDS encoding iron ABC transporter permease → MGKWLVWILLLLVLVLSPFFGSAPIHVNELFNYDSLSSKIFFELRLPRELFAFFAGVILSLSGLLFQTLFRNPLMTPYTLGISSGAVLGAGIAIKLGIATIAFGIAAISLFGFIGAMATVILLIWLSKYLQTSQNQSILLLGIALSLFFTSALMVIFYLGTSVQNDMLIRFTMGSLSSIGWQNPVIFAVIATILLIAVYLYRFELQLLSISDDNARSKGVNTKKVTVTLLLISSFAIGVMVSISGPIGFVGLVVPHTVAKLYPSTVNRRIFKTALFGGVFLVLCDMLTRVINTQSELPIGVITAFIGGPFFIYLIISRSKK, encoded by the coding sequence ATGGGTAAATGGTTAGTATGGATATTACTGTTATTAGTTCTCGTTTTATCGCCTTTCTTTGGCAGTGCACCCATACATGTAAACGAACTATTTAACTACGACTCACTGAGCTCTAAAATATTTTTCGAACTAAGACTTCCCCGTGAACTGTTTGCTTTTTTTGCCGGTGTCATACTCTCACTCAGCGGACTTCTGTTTCAAACTCTTTTTCGAAATCCGCTTATGACACCCTACACTTTAGGGATCTCCAGCGGAGCGGTACTGGGTGCCGGCATCGCCATCAAACTCGGGATCGCCACCATCGCTTTTGGGATAGCCGCTATCAGTCTGTTTGGCTTTATTGGCGCGATGGCGACCGTGATCCTGCTTATATGGCTGTCAAAATATTTACAGACATCGCAAAACCAGTCTATCCTTCTTTTAGGGATCGCCCTCTCGCTCTTTTTCACGTCGGCTCTGATGGTCATATTTTACCTCGGTACTTCTGTACAAAACGATATGCTTATCCGCTTTACTATGGGTTCGCTCTCAAGTATAGGGTGGCAAAATCCTGTCATTTTTGCCGTTATAGCGACCATACTTCTGATCGCTGTCTATCTTTACAGGTTTGAACTCCAGCTTCTGAGCATCTCCGATGACAATGCAAGATCAAAGGGTGTAAACACAAAAAAAGTGACCGTCACTCTTCTTTTGATCTCATCATTTGCTATCGGGGTGATGGTCAGTATAAGCGGCCCCATAGGGTTTGTAGGTCTTGTAGTGCCTCACACCGTGGCAAAGCTGTATCCATCCACGGTTAACAGACGCATCTTTAAAACAGCACTTTTTGGCGGAGTATTTTTAGTGTTGTGTGATATGCTCACAAGGGTCATAAACACCCAGAGCGAGCTCCCTATAGGTGTCATCACCGCATTTATAGGCGGACCTTTTTTCATCTACCTCATCATATCCAGGAGCAAAAAATGA
- a CDS encoding methyl-accepting chemotaxis protein, which yields MTIKQKIMVGLGVIFFGITVNIFVVYSNNIKVYRLSELTAEESVPYALYASDAIYQTAQFEQYIMKACLTKNPDLISEAEVAYNAFMKDMSKFEEMFKKANDKKNMDGVKLIKKNMEDFLQSGKDMIDNYGISEEDAAWSLEIFDKQSVSLIHDVTKLKDLQVNVAIHNSKMTMEKVNFTKIFSVAIGLFNMFVGMIVGFILLKSILSSIKKFGDIVEVVANNRDFSRDITLNGKDELSEMGQKINTLVSMLRNSFDEIRSASGQNLSVASELSSTTSQIGKSVKEESEIVQETTSESNATKEIIQRSAQEAQVVKERSIDARSALQEAQKSLRDTNAQLSLTVEIEVEINSKLNSLSVEASQVKDVLNVISDIADQTNLLALNAAIEAARAGEHGRGFAVVADEVRKLAERTQKSLVETNATVNVIVQSINEITEQMNENKERIDALVESSSELDNNTELAVGILSNTVVDIERLANDSNKNVLSIENIISKMEHINSLSTSNAKSVDEINLKAEHLSDMAKRLSSQIAIYHT from the coding sequence ATGACTATAAAACAGAAGATAATGGTCGGACTCGGTGTCATATTTTTTGGGATAACCGTAAATATTTTTGTTGTGTATTCGAACAACATAAAAGTGTATAGATTAAGCGAATTGACGGCGGAAGAATCTGTACCATATGCTCTTTATGCCTCTGATGCGATCTATCAGACGGCGCAGTTCGAGCAGTACATCATGAAAGCCTGCCTGACTAAAAACCCGGATCTCATAAGTGAAGCAGAAGTCGCATACAACGCATTTATGAAAGATATGAGCAAGTTTGAAGAGATGTTCAAAAAAGCGAACGATAAAAAGAACATGGACGGCGTCAAACTGATCAAAAAAAATATGGAAGATTTTCTTCAAAGCGGAAAGGATATGATAGACAACTACGGCATCAGCGAAGAGGATGCAGCGTGGAGTCTAGAGATATTTGACAAGCAGTCCGTTTCACTGATACACGATGTGACAAAACTAAAAGACCTGCAGGTAAACGTAGCGATACACAACTCTAAGATGACTATGGAAAAGGTTAATTTTACAAAAATATTTTCCGTCGCCATCGGTCTGTTTAACATGTTCGTCGGTATGATAGTAGGGTTTATACTTTTAAAATCTATTCTTTCATCGATCAAAAAGTTTGGCGACATAGTCGAGGTAGTGGCAAATAACCGCGATTTTAGCCGCGATATCACACTAAACGGAAAAGATGAGCTCTCAGAGATGGGGCAGAAGATCAATACTTTGGTTTCTATGCTGCGTAACTCTTTTGATGAGATCAGATCGGCATCGGGTCAGAACCTTTCAGTCGCATCGGAACTTTCATCTACGACTTCACAGATAGGAAAATCTGTCAAAGAGGAGTCTGAGATAGTCCAAGAGACTACAAGCGAGTCAAATGCAACTAAAGAGATCATTCAAAGATCGGCTCAAGAGGCTCAAGTTGTCAAAGAGAGATCTATAGATGCTAGAAGCGCATTGCAGGAAGCTCAAAAATCACTCAGAGATACAAACGCTCAACTTTCATTGACAGTCGAGATAGAGGTCGAGATAAATTCGAAACTCAACTCTCTTTCAGTAGAAGCATCGCAGGTAAAAGATGTGTTAAACGTTATTTCCGACATTGCAGATCAGACGAACCTGCTTGCACTTAATGCAGCTATAGAAGCGGCGCGTGCAGGTGAACACGGACGCGGTTTCGCAGTCGTTGCCGATGAGGTAAGAAAGCTTGCCGAAAGAACGCAGAAAAGTCTTGTAGAGACAAATGCGACGGTCAATGTCATAGTGCAGTCGATCAATGAGATAACAGAGCAGATGAACGAGAACAAAGAGCGTATAGATGCCCTTGTAGAGTCGTCATCTGAGCTTGATAATAACACTGAACTGGCAGTCGGAATCCTTTCAAATACGGTCGTAGATATTGAAAGACTGGCAAACGATTCAAATAAAAATGTTCTCTCTATAGAAAACATCATCTCTAAGATGGAACATATAAACTCGCTTTCTACCTCTAATGCAAAAAGTGTCGATGAGATCAATTTAAAAGCGGAACATCTTTCAGATATGGCGAAACGTCTAAGTTCTCAAATCGCTATCTATCATACATAA
- a CDS encoding cobyric acid synthase: protein MNSLSVFGTSSDAGKSTISFALTYLLHKRGVKVAPFKAQNVSNNSRVCDDGGEIAIPQHFAAEAIGIKTSHFMNPILLKSGSKNSAHLIINGQAVSDIDVHEYYKNIHSLRPHAKKAFKKLRKEYECIVAEGAGSPVELNLMDKDLSNIYIAKEFKTKIVLVADIERGGVFASIIGVYTLLPKALRENIIGVIINKFRGDITLFDDGVHILEERFGIKVLGVIPYKPFNLGFEDSQSIFNYTQDASKAIIKVGVIKLPHISNFTDFEPLVADEQIELSFLSTPAAADGYDVIVLPGSKRVVDDMLWLKEMGFTDIIMSKKKTIVAICGGYEMMFERILDPNAVESDIKEIDGFGRLKGDVVFKEKKSVKKEEYEIFDCEVEGYEIHSATAKKLSQKQKNLYGTFVHGLFDSDEFRKKLFSQVNKEYKGYDFKEYKQKAIEEFALHVEQNVDMETIHKSLL from the coding sequence TTGAACTCTCTCAGCGTTTTTGGTACGAGCAGCGATGCAGGAAAATCGACTATCTCGTTTGCTCTTACCTACCTTTTACATAAACGCGGTGTCAAGGTCGCACCTTTTAAGGCACAAAACGTCTCAAACAATTCCAGAGTATGTGACGACGGCGGAGAGATAGCCATACCTCAGCACTTTGCAGCCGAAGCCATCGGCATAAAGACATCGCATTTTATGAATCCCATCCTTTTAAAATCAGGCTCCAAAAACAGCGCTCATCTTATCATCAACGGACAAGCCGTCTCGGACATCGATGTTCACGAATATTACAAAAATATCCACTCTTTAAGACCGCATGCAAAAAAAGCGTTTAAAAAACTTCGCAAAGAGTATGAGTGTATCGTGGCTGAAGGTGCGGGCAGTCCTGTTGAGCTCAACCTGATGGATAAAGACCTTTCAAATATCTATATCGCAAAAGAGTTCAAGACGAAGATCGTCCTTGTCGCAGATATCGAAAGAGGCGGAGTATTCGCATCCATCATAGGTGTCTATACACTTCTGCCAAAAGCGCTTAGAGAGAACATCATCGGCGTCATCATCAACAAGTTCCGCGGAGACATCACGCTCTTTGACGACGGCGTTCATATCTTAGAGGAGCGTTTTGGCATAAAGGTCTTGGGCGTGATCCCCTACAAACCTTTTAATCTCGGGTTTGAAGACAGCCAGTCCATTTTCAACTACACTCAAGACGCATCAAAGGCGATCATAAAGGTCGGTGTTATAAAACTCCCGCATATCAGTAACTTTACAGACTTCGAACCTCTTGTCGCAGATGAACAGATAGAGCTTTCCTTTCTTTCGACCCCCGCAGCAGCAGATGGATATGACGTGATAGTCCTGCCGGGAAGTAAAAGAGTCGTGGATGATATGCTGTGGCTAAAAGAGATGGGATTTACAGACATTATAATGTCAAAGAAAAAGACTATAGTCGCTATCTGCGGCGGATATGAGATGATGTTTGAACGCATCCTCGATCCAAACGCCGTCGAATCGGATATCAAAGAGATAGACGGTTTCGGCAGACTCAAAGGCGATGTCGTCTTTAAAGAGAAAAAGAGTGTCAAGAAAGAGGAGTATGAGATCTTTGACTGCGAAGTCGAAGGGTATGAAATACACAGTGCGACTGCAAAAAAACTCTCCCAAAAACAAAAAAACCTCTACGGGACGTTTGTCCACGGACTTTTTGACAGCGATGAATTTAGAAAAAAACTCTTCTCACAGGTAAACAAAGAGTACAAAGGGTACGACTTCAAAGAGTATAAACAAAAAGCGATCGAAGAGTTTGCTTTACATGTAGAACAAAATGTGGATATGGAGACCATCCACAAGTCGCTACTTTAA
- a CDS encoding ABC transporter ATP-binding protein gives MIEIKHLTCRYADKTILRDVDLQINDHLTILGSNGSGKSTLAKALCNLIEYHGEIKLNDRDIKELSFEEIAKDIAYIPAKLEIYDHYITVLEFVLLGRFIYKKSFFDYSKEDQDIAVNNLKFLRIEHLSDHLVTSLSSGETALVLIAQALAQESKIIIFDEPSANLDPHNSKIIANHIKDLKRSHQIILITHDLHLASYIDSPVVFIKEQSTFYFQSDFFITENLRRLYNVDFESLAVKYE, from the coding sequence ATGATTGAGATAAAGCATCTTACATGCAGATATGCTGACAAGACGATACTGCGTGACGTAGACCTTCAGATAAACGATCACTTGACGATACTGGGTTCAAACGGTTCTGGAAAAAGTACACTCGCAAAAGCACTCTGCAATCTTATAGAGTACCATGGCGAGATAAAGCTAAACGACAGAGATATCAAAGAACTTTCATTTGAGGAGATCGCAAAGGATATCGCTTATATACCGGCAAAACTGGAGATCTACGACCATTATATAACCGTGCTTGAGTTTGTACTTTTGGGGCGTTTTATCTATAAAAAAAGTTTTTTTGACTATTCTAAAGAGGATCAGGATATCGCCGTAAACAATCTGAAATTTCTCAGGATCGAACATCTAAGCGATCATCTTGTCACATCGCTAAGCTCAGGAGAGACGGCGCTTGTCCTTATAGCACAAGCACTCGCACAGGAGAGTAAGATCATTATATTTGACGAACCAAGTGCAAATCTTGACCCGCACAACTCAAAGATAATCGCAAACCATATAAAAGATCTTAAAAGATCACATCAGATCATCCTGATCACCCATGATCTGCATCTCGCTTCTTATATAGACAGTCCTGTAGTCTTCATAAAAGAGCAGAGTACTTTCTACTTCCAAAGCGATTTTTTCATTACTGAAAATCTAAGAAGACTTTACAATGTAGATTTTGAATCTTTGGCCGTTAAATATGAGTAA